One segment of Urocitellus parryii isolate mUroPar1 chromosome 5, mUroPar1.hap1, whole genome shotgun sequence DNA contains the following:
- the Slk gene encoding STE20-like serine/threonine-protein kinase, producing the protein MSFFNFRKIFKLGSEKKKKQYEHVKRDLNPEEFWEIIGELGDGAFGKVYKAQNKETNVLAAAKVIDTKSEEELEDYMVEIDILASCDHPNIVKLLDAFYYENNLWILIEFCAGGAVDAVMLELERPLTESQIQVVCKQTLEALNYLHDNKIIHRDLKAGNILFTLDGDIKLADFGVSAKNTRTIQRRDSFIGTPYWMAPEVVMCETSKDRPYDYKADVWSLGITLIEMAEIEPPHHELNPMRVLLKIAKSEPPTLAQPSRWSSNFKDFLKKCLEKNVDARWTTSQLLQHPFVTVDSNKPIRELIAEAKAEVTEEVEDGKEEDDDEETENSLPIPASKRASSDLSIASSEEDKLSQNACILESVSEKTERNSSGDNFSSKVLNEKLTTAEAEKAVEGINEDTNDAHLEAVSEYHDRPTVIQDSEREKRLKLENLPDTEDQEAVGINSVNEGEENNVTVTLETNNKHNLKQEGEKDQDKQQTLENKFIKSEEMKDSTIQTVDLVSQETGEKETDIQVVDNEVGLTKEDTPEKLEKDDRTQNDMINDSSKVIDSSKVTNEATNVAEKAVENNIEVVQTNDGKEVVEVAQKIIDKPMEGPEVCGTKDVPPTKEIVETKDVDERSVEVKSEEQLVNSSENILETNEEPRTNEVEEVSELSGTEEIEVRSAVIDTEQKAVGSETQDAQEATAQIETEKKEIPREVPIKIEPQVPATSQPSEPQPVSIPSININSEDAENKGEIGALSKTETILLPESENQKENDTDSGTGSAADNSSIDLNLSISSFLSKTKDSGSISLQETRRQKKTLKKTRKFIVDGVEVSVTTSKIVTDSDSKTEELRFLRRQELRELRFLQKEEQRAQQQLNSKLQQQREQIFRRFEQEMMGKKRQYDQEIENLEKQQKQTIERLEQEHTNRLRDEAKRIKGEQEKELSKFQNMLKNRKKEEQEFVQKQQQELDGSLKKIIQQQKAELANIERECLNNKQQLMRAREAAIWELEERHLQEKHQLLKQQLKDQYFMQRHQLLKRHEKETEQMQRYNQRLIEELKNRQTQERARLPKIQRSEAKTRMAMFKKSLRINSTATPDQDRDKIKQFAAQEEKRQKNERMAQHQKHENQMRDLQLQCEANVRELHQLQNEKCHLLVEHETQKLKELDEEHSQELKEWREKLRPRKKTLEEEFARKLQEQEVFFKMTGESECLNPSTQSRISKFYPIPSLHSTGS; encoded by the exons GCACAGAATAAAGAGACCAATGTTTTAGCAGCTGCAAAGGTGATTGACACTAAATCTGAAGAAGAACTTGAAGATTATATGGTTGAGATTGATATATTAGCATCTTGTGATCACCCAAACATAGTCAAGCTTCTAGATGCTTTCTATTATGAAAACAATCTTTGG ATCCTCATTGAATTTTGTGCAGGTGGAGCAGTAGATGCTGTGATGCTTG AACTTGAGAGACCATTAACTGAGTCCCAAATACAAGTAGTTTGCAAGCAGACTTTAGAGGCATTGAACTACTTACATGATAATAAAATCATCCATAGAGATCTAAAAGCTGGCAACATTCTTTTTACCTTAGATGGAGATATTAAATTGG cGGATTTTGGAGTATCAGCTAAAAACACAAGGACAATTCAAAGAAGGGATTCTTTTATTGGCACTCCATATTG GATGGCTCCTGAAGTAGTCATGTGTGAGACGTCGAAGGACAGACCCTATGACTATAAAGCTGATGTTTGGTCCCTGGGTATCACTTTAATAGAAATGGCTGAGATAGAACCACCTCATCATGAGTTAAATCCAATGCGAGTGCTGCTAAAAATAGCAAAATCTGAACCTCCTACATTAGCACAGCCATCACGATG gtcTTCAAATTTTAAGGACTTTCTAAAGAAATGCTTAGAAAAGAATGTGGATGCCAGGTGGACTACGTCTCAATTACTGCAG CATCCCTTTGTTACTGTTGATTCCAATAAACCAATCCGAGAATTGATAGCAGAAGCAAAGGCTGAAGTAACAGAGGAAGTTGAAGATGGCAAAGAGGAAGATGatgatgaggaaacagaaaattCTCTG CCAATACCTGCAAGTAAGCGTGCCTCCTCTGACCTTAGTATTGCCAGTTCAGAAGAAGATAAACTTTCACAAAATGCTTGTATTTTGGAGTCCGTCTCAGAAAAAACAGAACGCAATTCTTCTGGGGATAATTTTAGCAGCAAAGTTCTTAATGAAAAACTCACCACTGCTGAAGCTGAAAAGGCTGTAGAGGGTATTAATGAAGATACAAATGATGCTCATTTAGAAGCTGTGTCTGAATACCATGATAGACCAACAGTAATCCaggacagtgagagagagaagagactcAAGTTGGAAAATCTGCCTGACACAGAAGATCAGGAAGCTGTGGGCATTAATTCAGTCAATGAAGGAGAAGAGAATAATGTAACAGTAACTTtagaaacaaataacaaacatAATTTGAaacaggagggagaaaaggatCAGGATAAACAACAGacacttgaaaataaatttataaaatctgaAGAAATGAAAGATTCTACTATTCAGACAGTTGATTTAGTTTCTCAAGAGACTggagaaaaagagacagatatTCAGGTAGTTGACAATGAAGTTGGGCTTACAAAGGAGGACACCCCAGAGAAATTGGAAAAAGATGACAGAACTCAAAATGATATGATCAATGATAGTAGCAAGGTGATAGATAGTAGCAAAGTGACAAATGAGGcaacaaatgttgctgagaaGGCAGTTGAAAACAATATTGAGGTTGTTCAGACTAATGATGGGAAAGAAGTGGTTGAAGTAGCCCAGAAAATAATAGATAAGCCCATGGAAGGTCCTGAGGTTTGTGGTACTAAGGATGTTCCTCCTACTAAAGAAATAGTTGAGACTAAAGATGTAGATGAAAGATCTGTAGAAGTTAAAAGTGAAGAACAACTAGTCAACAGTTCAGAGAACATATTGGAGACCAATGAAGAACCAAGGACAAATGAAGTTGAGGAAGTTAGTGAGTTAAGTGGCACTGAAGAAATAGAGGTCAGAAGTGCAGTGATTGATACTGAACAAAAGGCTGTAGGAAGTGAAACTCAGGATGCTCAGGAAGCCACTGCTCAGATagagacagagaagaaagaaattccacGTGAAGTGCCAATTAAAATAGAACCTCAAGTTCCTGCAACTTCACAGCCCAGTGAACCTCAGCCTGTTTCAATACCCAGTATTAATATCAACTCTGAAGATgcagaaaataaaggagaaataggTGCTTTATCAAAAACTGAAACCATACTGCTACCAGAATCTGAGaatcagaaggaaaatgataCTGATTCAGGCACTGGTTCCGCTGCTGATAATAGCAGCATTGACTTGAATTTATCCATCTCTAGCTTCCTAAGTAAAACTAAAGACAGTGGGTCAATATCTTTACAA GAaacaagaagacaaaagaaaacattgaagaaaacACGCAAATTTATTGTTGATGGTGTAGAAGTGAGTGTAACAACATCGAAGATAGTTACAGACAGTGACTCCAAAACTGAGGAATTGAGGTTTCTCAG ACGTCAGGAACTTCGAGAGTTAAGATTTCTTCAGAAAGAAGAGCAAAGAGCCCAACAACAGCTCAATAGCAAGCTACAGCAACAACGAGAACAAATATTCCGGCGCTTTGAGCAAGAAATGATG GGTAAAAAGCGACAATATGACCAGGAAATTGAGAATCTAGAAAAGCAGCAGAAACAGACTATTGAACGACTAGAACAAGAACACACAAATCGCCTACGAGATGAAGCCAAACGCATTAAAGGAGAACAAGAAAAAGAGCTATCCAAATTTCAGAATATGCTGAAGAACCGAAAGAAGGAG GAACAAGAATTTGTTCAGAAGCAACAACAAGAATTAGATGGCTCTTTGAAAAAGATCATCCAACAGCAGAAGGCAGAGTTGGCTAATATCGAGAGAGAGTGCCTGAATAACAAACAGCAGCTCATGAGAG ctCGAGAAGCTGCAATTTGGGAGCTTGAAGAACGGCACTTACAAGAAAAACACCAGCTGCTCAAACAGCAACTTAAAGATCAGTATTTCATGCAAAGACATCAGCTACTGAAGCGCCATGAAAAG gaaACAGAACAAATGCAGCGTTACAATCAACGACTTAttgaggaattgaaaaacagacAGACTCAAGAAAGAGCGAGGCTGCCCAAGATTCAGCGTAGTGAAGCCAAGACTCGAATGGCCATGTTTAAAAAGAGTTTGAGAATTAACTCAACAGCCACACCAGACCAGGACCGAGACAAAATTAAACAG tttgCTGCACAAGAAGAAAAGAGgcagaaaaatgagagaatggCTCAacatcaaaaacatgaaaatcaaaTGCGGGATCTTCAGTTGCAGTGTGAAGCCAATGTCCGAGAATTGCACCAACTGCag aatgaaaaatgcCACCTGTTGGTTGAGCATGAGACCCAGAAACTCAAGGAGTTAGATGAAGAACATAGCCAAGAATTAAAGGAATGGAGAGAGAAATTGAGACCTAGGAAAAAG acaCTGGAAGAAGAGTTTGCCAGGAAACTGCAGGAACAGGAAGTATTCTTTAAAATGACTGGGGAGTCGGAATGCCTTAACCCATCAACACAGAGCcggatttccaagttctatcctatTCCTAGCTTGCATTCCACTGGATCATAA